From Apium graveolens cultivar Ventura chromosome 9, ASM990537v1, whole genome shotgun sequence, the proteins below share one genomic window:
- the LOC141687365 gene encoding uncharacterized protein LOC141687365, with the protein MNGVCDELDGMRAELEKLKEECRSKTKLIDSLRTAHNEQKSKLQGAMVQIEELARELHVKSEEIPELKQLYEDLKAKAHEKDSLLRHLNCANEKLRVDYGARFLKLEAENKELVAALDEATERIQDLELKDRSRTEELEGLKRLLFNKQKKFTESDQEAMESKKVKQREDMILKLEEENRLVEEKLKWKNEQFAHLEDAHRKLQEQFRSCKVDWKRERSALVEEISSLQTSLDSQTRISETLQTRLKMCNQALSHEESRRKILEVEVSELKSHFESAFSSSHETKTNSDHLTLKRDEDIANLRNLIGTKEINSKEMEHRIVQLEQEKQGLKESFKESQISNAELTLLLKKLEYKIQDLELLHENTSMNLQKKEDQHSTQMEKLKEVVDGYKSKLKNKNKKLQELQNDLEGYSCLLEVQSEEVSIVMMIMKSEYSAAYLKLFDEKTGIELHNKESEEKVLLLTKQLEMKDSALNSLYQKLKQKNEEATSLAEKAKKLEYKIQDLEQLHENTSMNLQKKEDQHSTQMEKLTEVIEGYKSKLKGKDKKLQELQNDLEGYSCLLEVQSEEVSIVMMIMKSEYSAAYLKLFDEKTGIELHNKESEEKVLLLTKQLEMKDSALNSLYQKLKQKNEEATSLAEKAKKLEYKIQDLEQLHENTSMNLQKKEDQHSTQMEKLTEVIEGYKSKLKGKDKKLQELQNDLEGCNCLLEVQSEEDSIVMMIMKSEYSAAYIKLVDEKTEKELHNKESEEKVLLLTKQLDMKDSSLNSLYQKLEQKHEEAIALAEKAKSYDCMKQQYSFMEEELLRHKKMLAESSENQNFLKKQVLNMESELKMHNHESLSAIEKANAELAKKISEASNVEVELQKWKSVAENLELCLRESQETSCAESKSLKSSVKEQDEQICTLQKTIASLESRYADKVDALEALEAEKEHSIRTAEDNCSTIEKLQNEIMCLTQNFDAREEEIVQTKADAEKAFKKEKNRLLRIIKDKDQIVEHFSEKAKLTEQHCTNTLVYLVDYQIKVDMLSEALDEAGNLKKAKIEEKEKIITALKMKIKNLHEKLENQEENLLQMKQKEEQLEDLLQANNCELIKAKYQSSFEQKYLENLVKDLELQKGALVEDITKLSTDRDDLLTQLDQFLEQVDEFSRKDFELVSKLENMSHNFEEEKGNQPEILADNGLSNSASNIVKQLHISEVVTGGTTGQRFPLTEINS; encoded by the coding sequence ATGAATGGAGTTTGCGATGAACTGGATGGGATGAGAGCAGAACTTGAAAAGCTCAAAGAGGAATGCCGGTCCAAAACAAAGCTCATTGATAGTTTGAGGACTGCTCATAATGAACAGAAGAGCAAGCTTCAGGGAGCAATGGTGCAAATTGAGGAACTTGCTCGAGAACTTCATGTCAAATCTGAGGAGATACCCGAACTGAAGCAGCTCTATGAGGACCTCAAAGCAAAAGCCCATGAGAAAGATTCACTACTTCGGCACCTCAATTGTGCAAATGAGAAACTACGTGTAGATTATGGTGCGAGATTTCTGAAGTTAGAAGCAGAAAACAAAGAGTTGGTAGCAGCTTTAGATGAAGCAACAGAAAGGATTCAAGATTTGGAACTGAAGGATCGGTCTAGAACTGAGGAATTAGAAGGACTCAAGAGACTCTTATTCAATAAACAGAAAAAATTCACTGAATCAGATCAGGAAGCCATGGAATCAAAAAAAGTGAAACAGAGAGAAGATATGATACTTAAATTAGAGGAGGAAAATAGACTTGTCGAAGAAAAGCTTAAGTGGAAAAATGAGCAGTTTGCACATCTCGAAGATGCTCACAGAAAGCTTCAAGAACAGTTTAGATCTTGTAAGGTTGACTGGAAGAGGGAGAGATCAGCACTAGTTGAAGAAATCTCTTCACTGCAAACAAGTTTAGACTCTCAAACTAGAATTTCAGAAACACTTCAGACTCGGTTAAAGATGTGCAACCAAGCCTTATCTCATGAAGAAAGCAGAAGGAAAATTTTAGAAGTGGAGGTGTCTGAATTGAAATCACATTTTGAGTCTGCATTTTCAAGTTCCCACGAGACAAAAACAAATTCAGATCACTTGACCCTCAAAAGGGATGAAGATATTGCAAACCTGAGAAATTTAATTGGCACAAAAGAAATCAATTCCAAAGAGATGGAACACAGAATTGTACAACTTGAGCAAGAGAAGCAAGGACTGAAAGAATCTTTCAAAGAGTCTCAAATCAGTAATGCTGAATTGACCTTGTTGTTAAAGAAACTCGAATACAAGATTCAGGATTTAGAGCTGCTGCATGAGAACACTTCGATGAACCTCCAAAAGAAGGAAGACCAGCACAGTACTCAGATGGAAAAACTGAAAGAAGTTGTCGATGGCTACAAATCCAAactgaaaaataaaaataaaaaactgCAGGAACTCCAGAATGATCTGGAAGGTTACAGTTGTCTGCTGGAGGTTCAAAGTGAAGAGGTTTCTATAGTGATGATGATTATGAAGTCAGAATATTCTGCAGCTTACTTAAAGCTCTTTGATGAAAAAACTGGAATAGAGTTGCACAATAAAGAAAGTGAAGAAAAGGTTTTACTTTTGACAAAGCAACTGGAGATGAAGGATAGTGCCTTGAATAGTCTTTACCAAAAGCTGAAGCAGAAAAATGAGGAAGCAACATCACTTGCGGAGAAGGCGAAGAAACTTGAATACAAGATTCAGGATTTAGAGCAGCTGCATGAGAACACTTCGATGAACCTCCAAAAGAAGGAAGACCAGCACAGTACTCAGATGGAAAAACTGACAGAAGTTATCGAAGGCTACAAATCCAAATTGAAGGGTAAAGATAAAAAACTGCAGGAACTCCAGAATGATCTGGAAGGTTACAGTTGTCTGCTGGAGGTTCAAAGTGAAGAGGTTTCTATAGTGATGATGATTATGAAGTCAGAATATTCTGCAGCTTACTTAAAGCTCTTTGATGAAAAAACTGGAATAGAGTTGCACAATAAAGAAAGTGAAGAAAAGGTTTTACTTTTGACAAAGCAACTGGAGATGAAGGATAGTGCCTTGAATAGTCTTTACCAAAAGCTGAAGCAGAAAAATGAGGAAGCAACATCACTTGCGGAGAAGGCGAAGAAACTTGAATACAAGATTCAGGATTTAGAGCAGCTGCATGAGAACACTTCGATGAACCTCCAAAAGAAGGAAGACCAGCACAGTACTCAGATGGAAAAACTGACAGAAGTTATCGAAGGCTACAAATCCAAATTGAAGGGTAAAGATAAAAAACTACAGGAACTCCAGAATGATCTGGAAGGTTGCAATTGCCTGCTGGAGGTTCAAAGTGAAGAAGATTCTATAGTGATGATGATTATGAAGTCAGAATATTCTGCAGCTTACATAAAGCTTGTTGATGAAAAAACTGAAAAGGAGTTGCACAATAAAGAAAGTGAAGAAAAGGTTTTACTTTTGACAAAGCAACTGGATATGAAGGATAGTTCCTTGAATAGTCTTTATCAAAAGCTGGAGCAGAAACATGAGGAAGCAATAGCACTCGCGGAGAAGGCTAAGTCTTACGACTGCATGAAGCAGCAGTACAGTTTTATGGAGGAAGAACTTTTAAGGCATAAGAAGATGCTGGCTGAATCATCTGAAAATCAAAATTTCTTGAAAAAACAAGTTCTGAACATGGAAAGTGAATTGAAGATGCACAATCATGAGAGTTTAAGTGCTATAGAAAAAGCAAATGCTGAGTTGGCTAAGAAAATATCTGAAGCCAGTAATGTAGAAGTTGAGCTGCAGAAGTGGAAATCAGTGGCggaaaacctagagttatgccTCAGAGAGAGCCAGGAAACTTCTTGTGCAGAAAGTAAGAGTCTTAAAAGCTCTGTAAAAGAGCAAGATGAACAAATATGCACTCTGCAGAAAACAATTGCATCATTAGAATCAAGGTATGCAGACAAAGTAGATGCATTGGAGGCCTTGGAGGCAGAGAAAGAACACAGCATTCGAACTGCAGAAGATAATTGCAGTACCATAGAAAAACTTCAAAATGAGATCATGTGTTTGACACAAAATTTTGATGCAAGAGAAGAGGAAATTGTGCAGACAAAAGCGGATGCAGAGAAAGCCTTTAAGAAAGAGAAAAATAGATTACTACGTATCATAAAAGATAAAGACCAGATAGTAGAACATTTCTCAGAAAAGGCTAAACTGACAGAGCAACACTGCACTAATACCTTAGTCTATTTAGTAGATTATCAGATTAAGGTTGATATGCTCAGTGAAGCTCTGGATGAGGCAGGGAACTTGAAGAAAGCGAAGATTGAGGAGAAGGAGAAGATAATTACCGCATTGAAGATGAAAATCAAGAATTTACACGAGAAACTGGAAAATCAAGAGGAAAACCTGCTTCAAATGAAACAAAAAGAAGAGCAACTTGAAGATTTACTTCAAGCAAACAACTGCGAGTTGATAAAAGCTAAATATCAATCTTCATTCGAGCAAAAGTATCTGGAGAATCTGGTTAAGGATCTTGAATTACAAAAAGGAGCTTTGGTAGAAGACATCACGAAATTATCTACAGATAGAGATGATCTGCTGACCCAACTTGATCAATTCCTTGAGCAAGTAGATGAGTTTTCACGTAAAGATTTTGAACTAGTGTCAAAGTTGGAAAACATGTCACACAATTTCGAGGAAGAGAAAGGAAATCAACCGGAAATTTTAGCAGATAATGGGCTCAGTAACTCTGCCAGCAATATTGTAAAACAATTACATATATCAGAAGTTGTAACTGGAGGGACTACCGGGCAAAGGTTTCCATTAACTGAGATCAATTCTTAA